ATAAGCGTCATCTCTGCATTCGACAACTGGATGGAATCCGTCTTGGAAGTCAAGGGCATCGTGAAAAGCATGAAAGAAGCTCGATGGGACGACACCTTTGCCGAAGACGTCGACGACGATTCAGACGATGATCTTGGCGATTCAAAGCAGACTCTACTCAGCGATGACGATCCAAAGCTACTAGAAGAAGCCACACAGGAAGCACTTGGTGAGGCGATGCAAAACCTGGGCCGAAGCTTCTCGGCAATGACCAAACCCTCGGACGGCGGAGACGCAGACGGCTCAATCCAAAAAGCAACCTTCATCCTCCGTGTCGTCCGAGAAATCGGTGATCGGCTACCTCGTCTACGACTTCAGGAAAGAGCAACATCTCTCCCGTCGCCTTTTACAGCAGATATACTGCAGCCTCTGTATATGACTCTAGCCTCGCACACTGCACAGCCGAATTTGGACAAGTACAAAATCTCGCTTCATAGCTCACTAAATGTAAAGACGAAAAGCTATATCTTGTGGGAAGGCCATCCTCCGTTACCGAGTCAGCCGTCGCCTAGCGCGTTTAGGTTCTTGCGCGAGTTGGATAAGAGTATGAGAGCTTTAGGGAGTGATCTCTGGGCTCCGAGCTGTGTGTCTGTGCTTAAGAGTTGCGTAGCTGAGGAGTTGAACGGCTTGGTGGGGGAGCAGGTTGACGCTATTACTGCGGGGGAGCAAGATGATGGGCAGGACGTTGAGAAGGCAGAGagcgaggaagaagagaaagagaaagaagaaaaggaCGATGCTTCTGCAGCTACCAAGGATGAAGACAAGGCAAAGCCTACTGAATCTTCGTCGGAGCTGAAGAACCAAAGACTCAAGCAACTGTTCTTCGATCTGTTGTATATACAGCGCTTTGTTGACCCGAATGGTGGAGAGGACAAGGTTAGCACTCTGCGCCTGAAAGTAGACGTCACAGATCTGGATGACGCTGCTATGAGTAGGTTGAAGAAGAATGCTGCAGATTATGCGAAGAAGACGTATCTGCTTTTTGCGCTGCTAGCATAGGCAATAACATCATCATATTGTGTATGTCACTCTGCTAGCCTAGGGATACATGCGCAATGGGTTGATAATGTCGTATACATCCACTTTTTGGTCAAACTGTCTCTCTGTGTTGTGAACCGTGCTATTCCGTCTACTTTGTTTACACCTCGCTTACGAGCAACACAACCATTTCTCTGAGAATATTAGACTGAGCATATATATGTTAGAAAACATCAATTATCCACTAACCAGCAGCAGCCAAAGACATTACACAGTCCCGTTACTCGGTTTATCCAAGTGGGGCTGGTGGTGAGTAGTAGACGACCCATTCTTTTTGCCCTCGTTCGAAACACTAAAAGTTATGTTTTCCTTTTTTGTTCTTTTTGCTCTACTTATGGAAGTCATCCTAATGCCTACATGGAGATGATAGATCACATGCCAACGCGCAAACGTGCACATCTTCCACTACAAACCCGGTAGCGACCCCACTCCTGGACTCCAGGCGTGGCACAAAAAACCCAAGCTGCGCTGCAGTCTTCCCATTCCCCTCAACTATCTCCTCACACAGCCGCCTCAACAAAATGTCAGACGCCCAAGTCTTCGAGCACTTCACTGGATCCGACATAACAGACGAAATACTAGCAGAAGCCACACTCCTCTTCAACAACCATTATGGGACTTGGAGTACCCACACTTCCAATCCCGCTGACAGAGTCAAACTCTCGAAACAGCGTATGCGCCAACAATTACTACCAACAGGCGGCTCCTCGTGTATCTACGCGCGCGTCACTGTCGCGACTCAGCTTGTGGGCAATGCGTTCGCCTGCCGGTGGGTAGTAGATGGTGTATCCATTTGTTGGATTACTCAGCTGGTTGTGCACTCTGAATTTCGACGACAGGGGCTTGCTGCGCGTCTGTTGAGGGAGGCGGGGGATAGTGATGTGTGCGGGATTATGAGCTCACATCCTGCAGCTTGTCTGGCCGCTGCGAGGGCTTTTGGTGGTATGTATAGTGTATGCTGTGTACAACGCAGGTTTTTGCTGACGGTGCTGTGTTGTAGATGGGTGTGTTACAGCGCAGGACCTTGAGTTTATGCACGTGAATGCAAGGGCTGTTATGGAGGCCTCGCCGGTCGCGTATGTGAGGGAGGCTGTGTTAAGGGGAAAGCTTTTCGACGGTCAGGATACTAGTGGTGCAGTATCATCGGTTGACACGCAATTTTTCGTCGATCATAAAGAGCCGTTAGGGGTATTGGCGATGGTTAAGCAAGAGAGGGATTGGCCACTT
This sequence is a window from Pyrenophora tritici-repentis strain M4 chromosome 4, whole genome shotgun sequence. Protein-coding genes within it:
- a CDS encoding Acetyltransf-1 domain containing protein is translated as MSDAQVFEHFTGSDITDEILAEATLLFNNHYGTWSTHTSNPADRVKLSKQRMRQQLLPTGGSSCIYARVTVATQLVGNAFACRWVVDGVSICWITQLVVHSEFRRQGLAARLLREAGDSDVCGIMSSHPAACLAAARAFGDGCVTAQDLEFMHVNARAVMEASPVAYVREAVLRGKLFDGQDTSGAVSSVDTQFFVDHKEPLGVLAMVKQERDWPLGELLEGFEFLLILKKTFGSQSAS